Part of the Lentimicrobium sp. L6 genome, TTGAGAAACCATCACCAATTGGATCTGGCCAGCTATAGGACTTTGCTTCTTCGTTGGCATAAAGCAATTCGTATAGGGTTGTTTTTTTATTATAACCCATGGCTTCTGCTTCGGCCATAACATCAGGTAGACCAGCTTCTAAACCGGGAATAGGTTGTGTGCCCCAAAGTTCGCCTATGGTAAAACGCTTTGAAAGTTCAACAATTTGCCAAGTATCTGACATGGCACCACCAACTGGAGTTACTTGTTGTTTCCAATGCTGTGTTCTACGTTCTGCATTTCCATAAGCTCCCCACTTTTCGTAGATCATGGCAGTTGGAAGAATTAAATCAGATACTTTTGCAGAAATACCTGGATAACCATCACTACAAACAATGAAATTGTCCATTTGGCGAGCGGCTTTAATCCAGTGATTGGCATTAGCAGTATTTTGCCAAGGATTATTAACTTGTACCCAAGCAAATTTTACATTACCATCCTCTAAATCTCTCATGAGTTTCATGAAGTGTGTTCCTACTTTTGGATTTAATGTATCTTTTGGCAGTTTCCAGATTTTCTCAGAAACAGCTCTGTGTTTTGGGTTGGCGACTACCATATCAGAGGGTAAGCGGTGAGCAAATGTTCCTACTTCACGTGCTGTACCACAGGCCGATGGTTGGCCAGTTAAGCTGAAAGCACCATTCCCAGGTTTGGCTTGTTTTCCCAATAGGAAATGGACCATATAAGCTTGCTCATTCACCCATGTACCACGAGTGTGCTGATTCATTCCCATCGTCCAGAAAGAAACTACTTTTCTTTGTTGATCTACATATAAATCTTTAAGAGCTACTAATTTCTCTTTATAAGCTTCAATATCTTCATTGCTATCACCTTTTGATAATTCAGCAACAAATTCTAAGGTATAAGGGGCAAGAGCTTTTTTAAACTCTTCGAACTCAATCTTCCAATGTTTACCAGCACTTGCGGTATTTTTCATTTCTAAAGTATCGCCCGCTTTATGGCCTAAATATCCAAGCGTAACCCCTTCAGCTTCTGATACTATTTTAGAAGATTCTTTGGCATTGATAACAGATTCTTTTGCATCATATTTAGGATGACCAGCTTTACGCATGCCATATCCTGTATCAACAGGACCAGTAGCAAAAATAATATGTTTATCTATGAATTCTTGATCTACAGATTTCGGGTGATTATATACAATTTCACGAGCCAAGTAGTTCCATAAAGCTAAATCGGTTTGTGGTTTAAACACAATTTCAATATCAGCTAAATCAGAAGTTCTGTTGGTAAAAGTGGTTAGATTAACTACTTTAACTTTGTCTGGTGCACTCAATTTTCTATCGCTCACTCGAGCCCAAAGAATAGGGTGCATTTCTGACATATTAGCTCCCCAGGTTACCACTGTATCGGTAAGTTCGATATCATCATAACATCCTGCAGGCTCATCGATACCAAAAGTTTGGATAAAACCAGCAACGGCAGAAGCCATACAGTGACGAGCATTAGGATCGATATTATTAGATCTGAATCCAGCTTTCATTAATTTAACAGCAGCATATCCTTCTTGTACTGTGTATTGTCCCGAGCCAAAAATTCCTATGCCAGTAGGGCCTTTCTCTTGTAGACTACTTTTGATGTGTTTTTCCATTTCATCAAAGGCTCTCTTCCAACTTACGGGCTTAAATTTACCGTTTTTGTTGAAATTTCCAGTTTCATCTACACGTAATAAAGGTTGTTGTAGGCGGTCTTCACCATACATGATTTTTGCATTAAAGTATCCTTTAATACAATTTAAGCCCCTGTTAACAGGAGCGGCTGGATCTCCTTTTACAGCTACGATTTTATCGTCCTTGGTTGCTACCATAATACCACATCCGGTACCACAGAACCGGCAAACTGATTTGTCCCAGCGCCATCCGCTTTCAGCATCGTTCATAGCAGCTTGAACACCCATTGGGAGTGACATACCTACCGCCGTGGCCACAGATGCTGCAGCAGAGTTTTTTAAAAATTCTCTTCTTGTTGTACTCATATCATTTCTATTGATAAATATTTACATTTCTTAGAGTTGAGGTAATTAGGTACTAAAAGTACTAAAATACCTTATATGACATATCTAGTTAATTATATGTAATCAGGTACCAGAAGTCTTTAAAGTTTTTAAAAGTCAGTATATCAATAGTATATGTTGTTTAAAAAAAGTTAAAAATTTCCTAAAAAAAATGCAGCATCCGATAAGAATGCTGCAAAAACATCAGCTTTCGCTGATTATCAAAATGAAATGAATGAGTATTATGAAATAGCTATAAGCTAAATTTCCTTATTTTAATAGATGATCGAACTTTTTGAGTGCCCACTTGATGAATAAGTATGTTAAATAGATACTTATTGGCCACGTGATAAGCATGATAATTTCTTTAGTATACATTTTCCTTGTTTTTAATAAATGTGATGTTCATTTTCCATTTCTTCTGCATCTATTTTCTTCTTGTTCATCGATTTCCATGCATACCAAATATAAGCAAGAACGAATGGAACTAAAAGTGAAACATAGGACATAGCTACTAAGGTATAGTGACTACTTGAGCTATTATATATGGTTAGTGAACTTTGTATGTCGGTATATGAAGGATAATAGGCCGTGTGATTAAAGCCAGCCATTAAAAATAAAGCAAACACAGTAAGAATAGTTCCTATACCTGCTGGCCATATTCCTTTTGAAGAACATTTGTGTACCA contains:
- the napA gene encoding nitrate reductase catalytic subunit NapA, which gives rise to MSTTRREFLKNSAAASVATAVGMSLPMGVQAAMNDAESGWRWDKSVCRFCGTGCGIMVATKDDKIVAVKGDPAAPVNRGLNCIKGYFNAKIMYGEDRLQQPLLRVDETGNFNKNGKFKPVSWKRAFDEMEKHIKSSLQEKGPTGIGIFGSGQYTVQEGYAAVKLMKAGFRSNNIDPNARHCMASAVAGFIQTFGIDEPAGCYDDIELTDTVVTWGANMSEMHPILWARVSDRKLSAPDKVKVVNLTTFTNRTSDLADIEIVFKPQTDLALWNYLAREIVYNHPKSVDQEFIDKHIIFATGPVDTGYGMRKAGHPKYDAKESVINAKESSKIVSEAEGVTLGYLGHKAGDTLEMKNTASAGKHWKIEFEEFKKALAPYTLEFVAELSKGDSNEDIEAYKEKLVALKDLYVDQQRKVVSFWTMGMNQHTRGTWVNEQAYMVHFLLGKQAKPGNGAFSLTGQPSACGTAREVGTFAHRLPSDMVVANPKHRAVSEKIWKLPKDTLNPKVGTHFMKLMRDLEDGNVKFAWVQVNNPWQNTANANHWIKAARQMDNFIVCSDGYPGISAKVSDLILPTAMIYEKWGAYGNAERRTQHWKQQVTPVGGAMSDTWQIVELSKRFTIGELWGTQPIPGLEAGLPDVMAEAEAMGYNKKTTLYELLYANEEAKSYSWPDPIGDGFSNTEVEGDKREIIGSDDKPWEGYGFFIQKYLWEEYRKFGEGKAHDYADFDTYHKVRGLKWPVVDGKETQWRFNAKYDPYARKADTGEFAFYGAAFKNLPQGDLTGVQADKDNYDLTNKAKIFFRPYMDPPEMPDKEYPLWLCTGRVLEHWHSGTMTMRVPELYRAVPEALCYLHPEDAEKKGLQQGDLVWVESRRGKVKAHIDTRGRNRPPVGLIYVPWFDEKVFINKVCLDATCPISKQTDFKKAAVKIYKA